A single window of Periplaneta americana isolate PAMFEO1 chromosome 14, P.americana_PAMFEO1_priV1, whole genome shotgun sequence DNA harbors:
- the LOC138712985 gene encoding uncharacterized protein produces the protein MTSTPVLPFYTFEEFLQDGSYTLAVLANSAHLTYFKKSNNPVLKKIYHKLIAPHESSLPPHYIPLIANVCVYPKYAIRMIDKVVLEQSAKLNCSLTKVHGTSMKSTWSFIIRKRDPYTGILIHTLHNMLRSGILQALEKRTLPSENLDTQEEIRSVTIIQVAPILVALIAGLSLSILLLIIAKGIQSVKSMHWSIDIE, from the exons ATGACGAGTACTCCAGTGTTGCCCTTCTACACCTTCGAAGAGTTTCTGCAAGATGGTTCATACACGCTGGCAGTATTAGCGAATAGCGCGCACCTAACATACTTCAAA aagTCCAACAATCCTGTACTGAAGAAGATATATCACAAACTGATAGCACCACATGAGTCCTCTCTTCCACCACATTATATACCATTAATtgcaaacgtctgtgtttatcCAAAGTACGCCATTAGGATGATTGATAAGGTTGTGTTAGAACAATCTGCCAAGCTGAACTGCAGCCTGACCAAAGTACATGGTACTTCCATGAAATCAACATGGTCATTTATAATACGGAAAAGAGACCCATATACAGGAATATTAATACACAC GTTGCATAACATGTTAAGGAGTGGCATTCTGCAAGCCCTGGAAAAGAGGACTTTGCCATCTGAGAATTTAGACACGCAAGAGGAAATACGCAGCGTCACTATTATCCAAGTTGCGCCGATTCTTGTCGCATTAATCGCCGGGCTTTCACTTTctattttattgctgattattGCGAAAGGAATACAATCAGTGAAAAGTATGCATTGGAGTATAGACATCGAATGA